A stretch of Ranitomeya variabilis isolate aRanVar5 chromosome 3, aRanVar5.hap1, whole genome shotgun sequence DNA encodes these proteins:
- the LOC143815876 gene encoding uncharacterized protein LOC143815876 — protein MQAPSGSRGRRSRYKYARALSFLRSTLLSRSTVCSTQEPASELHPSGAISQESATGDHVDPSVSVPSLLCDPSTPSTSAGAAGRTSSCEAAGDELEFPLPHPSDTAATSKPPLGSGRQRQRGQERSYAPEFLHLNAAFQNATKLLGEQTSAGYSMLNKSILELSSCLDRMHSDANQSPRHCFFQSVLRHMENLTPDLQMHVMQGCHTALAQAMSQAPPPTLHVSTPFPSQAAVYPPVHPPPVHPTSTPSPFLPSPLSISQYLPSPFHSSPLTSPFPIPPTPSPYLPQTTSVPQLPAQPHVFTTHSTSVPPRDVLSPTIDVVRPVSPSATISIPNYENL, from the exons atgcaggccccgagtggatctagaggacgcaggagcaggtataaatatgccagagccctgtcattcctccggtcgacgctgctgagcagaag cactgtctgcagcactcaggagcctgcatcagagttgcacccctctggagcgatctctcaggagtccgccaccggggaccacgtcgacccctctgtatctgtaccttcccttttgtgtgatccctcgaccccatccaccagcgctggagcagcagggcggacttcgtcatgtgaagctgcaggtgatgagttagagttccctttaccccacccctctgacactgccgcaacatctaaaccacctttggggtcaggacgacagcgccagagaggtcaggaaaggagctatgcgcctgagtttttgcatctgaatgcagccttccagaatgccaccaagcttttgggtgagcaaacatctgctgggtacagtatgcttaacaaaagcatacttgaactcagcagttgtctggataggatgcattcagatgcaaaccagtcaccaagacactgtttttttcagtcggtcctcaggcacatggaaaatctaactcctgacctgcagatgcatgtgatgcaaggctgccacaccgcTCTAGcacaggcgatgtcccaagcccctccacctacccttcatgtttcaacacctttcccctctcaagccgccgtctatcctcccgtccatcctcctcccgtccatcctacttctactccttcgccattccttccttcccccctcagtatttcccagtacctaccttcccctttccattcttcccctttaacttcaccgttcccaatcccaccaacaccttcaccataccttccacagaccacatctgtacctcaactccctgcccaaccgcatgttttcaccacccattccacttctgttcctccccgtgatgtcctgtcccccactatcgacgtggtccgccctgtcagcccctccgctactatctccatcccaaattatgagaacttgtaa